One Paroedura picta isolate Pp20150507F chromosome 3, Ppicta_v3.0, whole genome shotgun sequence genomic window carries:
- the LOC143833075 gene encoding uncharacterized protein LOC143833075, whose translation MPVTEPRESPAAVDVDSDSGASTNLDFIPGTQEEEQCGVLGPPAQRRRLQIQDEVLSDDEEPPPGPASPPPRGALPAEERLMRERARLRCVSLLTNVGQSLLEHCQEETRRAAAADQAMLTLQAQEGKKLRALIRDSNQSLRESVEEVRQIRRLMERAVVVMETANLPQITVNVPPPTHTNTTTSSTHPTNPVSECRHTNKEENCSRQENNKTSRQVLPLLVWASFSS comes from the exons atgccagtgACGGAGCCccgcgagtctccagcagcagtggatgtggatagcgattcgggggcatcTACAAACCTTG atttcatacccggcacgcaggaggaggaacagtgtggggtgcttggacctcctgcccaacgcaggcggctacagatccaagatg aggttctttcggatgatgaggaaccacccccgggtcctgccagcccaccacctagaggtgcgctcccggCAGAGGAGAGGCTCATGAGGGAACGCGCCAGGCTGAGGTGCGTCTCCCTCTTGACGAACGTGGGACAGAGCCTCCTggaacactgccaggaggagacacggcgtgctgcagccgccgaccaagccatgctgaccctccaggcccaggaggggaaaaaattgagggcacTCATCAGGGATTCCAATCAATCCCTACgggaaagcgtggaggaggtccGTCAGAttaggagactgatggagagggcggtcgtggtcATGGAGACGGCCAACCTGCCTCAAATAACCGtcaacgtccccccccccacccacaccaacaccaccacctccagcacccaccccaccaaccccgtctcagaatgccgccACACAAACAAGGAGGAGAACTGTTCTCGgcaagagaataataaaaccagcagacaagttctccccctcctagtttgggccagtttttcttcgtaa